The Zingiber officinale cultivar Zhangliang chromosome 9A, Zo_v1.1, whole genome shotgun sequence genome window below encodes:
- the LOC122021512 gene encoding serine/threonine-protein kinase SAPK10-like: MDRVAMTVGPAMDLPIVHDSDRYELVKDIGSGNFGIAKLMRDKQTKELVAVKYIERGEKIDENVKREIINHRSLRHPNIIRFKEVILTPTHLAIVMEYASGGELFERICNAGRFSEDEARFFFQQLISGVSYCHSMQVCHRDLKLENTLLDGSTAPRLKICDFGYSKSSVLHSQPKSTVGTPAYIAPEVLLKKEYDGKIADVWSCGVTLYVMLVGAYPFEDPEEPKNFRKTIQRILSVQYSIPDYIHISPDCHHLISRIFVANPAARITIPEIRNHKWFLKNLPADLVDDNMTSNQYEEPDQPMQSIDEIMQILAEATIPAAGTRRLNQYLTDSLDIDDDDMEDLDSDLDLDIESSGEMVYAI; this comes from the exons ATGGATCGGGTGGCGATGACGGTCGGTCCGGCCATGGATCTTCCGATAGTGCACGATAGCGACAGGTACGAGCTGGTGAAGGACATCGGATCGGGAAACTTTGGGATTGCCAAACTGATGAGGGATAAGCAGACCAAAGAGCTCGTCGCCGTCAAGTACATCGAGAGGGGAGAGAAA ATAGATGAAAATGTAAAAAGAGAGATAATAAACCATAGATCACTAAGGCATCCAAATATTATAAGGTTCAAGGAG GTTATTTTAACTCCAACCCATCTCGCCATTGTGATGGAGTATGCCTCTGGTGGAGAACTTTTTGAACGTATTTGCAATGCTGGACGTTTTAGCGAGGATGAG GCAAGGTTCTTCTTCCAGCAACTTATATCAGGAGTTAGCTACTGCCACTCGATG CAAGTATGTCACCGAGATTTGAAGCTGGAGAATACCTTATTAGATGGAAGTACTGCACCTCGTTTGAAGATATGTGATTTTGGGTATTCCAAG TCGTCGGTCCTGCATTCACAACCAAAATCAACTGTTGGAACTCCCGCATACATTGCTCCTGAAGTGTTACTCAAGAAGGAATATGATGGCAAG ATTGCAGATGTGTGGTCTTGTGGTGTTACTTTATATGTGATGTTAGTAGGCGCGTATCCTTTTGAAGATCCTGAAGAGCCTAAGAATTTCCGAAAGACAATACAA CGTATATTGAGCGTGCAATATTCAATTCCAGACTACATTCACATTTCTCCAGACTGTCATCACCTAATCTCAAGGATTTTTGTTGCTAACCCTGCTGCT AGGATAACAATTCCTGAAATACGCAACCACAAGTGGTTCCTGAAGAACCTCCCTGCTGATCTGGTGGATGATAACATGACGAGCAACCAATACGAGGAGCCTGACCAACCCATGCAAAGCATTGATGAGATAATGCAAATCTTAGCTGAGGCGACCATCCCTGCGGCCGGCACTCGCAGGCTCAATCAGTACTTGACAGATAGTCTCGATATTGATGATGATGACATGGAAGATTTGGACTCTGATCTCGATCTAGACATTGAAAGTAGCGGGGAGATGGTGTATGCCATATGA